Proteins from one Lachnospiraceae bacterium KGMB03038 genomic window:
- a CDS encoding GNAT family N-acetyltransferase: MIRVMTIDDYDQVYALWHRIRGFGLRSVDDSREGIQRFLKRNPTTSVVAVIDGDVVGAILCGHDGRRGCLYHVCVDEAYRMRGIGKAMVVAAMEALKEEKINKVSLIAFTKNDIGNAFWKEIGWTKRQDLNYYDFTLNEENITAFIQ; this comes from the coding sequence GTGATCCGGGTGATGACCATTGACGATTACGATCAAGTATACGCGCTCTGGCATCGGATTCGCGGATTCGGCCTGCGCAGCGTAGACGACTCCAGAGAAGGGATCCAGCGTTTTCTGAAGCGGAATCCGACCACCAGCGTGGTGGCTGTGATAGATGGAGATGTGGTGGGAGCGATCCTCTGCGGTCATGACGGAAGACGGGGGTGTCTGTACCATGTCTGTGTTGACGAGGCGTATCGTATGCGCGGCATCGGCAAAGCTATGGTAGTGGCGGCTATGGAGGCGCTGAAGGAGGAAAAGATAAATAAGGTTTCTTTGATCGCGTTTACGAAAAATGATATCGGAAACGCCTTTTGGAAGGAAATTGGCTGGACAAAACGGCAGGATCTGAACTATTATGATTTTACGTTGAATGAAGAAAATATCACAGCCTTTATCCAATAG